A stretch of DNA from Deltaproteobacteria bacterium:
GAAGATCCCGGTCAGCGCTTCCCTGATCAGGTGAAGAACCGAACTGCGCTTTTTCGACCCCGTGCCGTAGCGGCGGTCGTTCAGGCAGGTCAGCACCTCGATGGCGTTGGCCTTGGCTCTGTCGTTTTTCACCGCGCCCGCCCCCAGCACATCGCAAAAGTGATGCAGCGCGTTGAAATCCCAGGCCGGCATGTGCTGTAAAGCGACGTCTCGGACCGTTTCCCACTCGTTCTCCAGGCTTTCCTGGATGAGGGCTTCGATTGCGTCCGCAGCGTCGGATGCGCCGGCGTCGATGGCGGGATTGTAATGCCGCTGCCCGGCCGGAACGGTCACGACCTTGCCGAACTTGTCCGTGCACGACAGCACCTTGCCGCCTCTGCCGTCGGGATGGTCCTGCACCGAAAAAATAAACGCCCCCCCGTCGGAGGCACTGCCTCCCCGTGCATTCCAGTAGACGTCCGCCACCGGGCAGAAGCGGCTGTCTTCGGCCGCCAGACTCTGCAGCGTGGCGTCGATGGCCTGTTTTTCAGAACACACCAGGCCGATCTGCACCTCGCCCTCCTGCAGGGCGAAAACCTGGGGGCGCAGCATGGAGGTGTCGGTGATGCCCAGCAACTGGAAGCAGTTCTCGTAGGGATTGTTGCGGGCGATGATAAACAGCCAGGGGCCGTCCGGCGATGCCTGGATGTGGGCCGACTGCAGGTAGCGGTAGATCTGCCGCTTCTCCGGAGGCAGAAGGTCGAAATCATGCTCGGTCGTGGGCGCCATGGCCTCGATAATGTACTCCAAGGGGTATTCGAAGGTGCGGTTCCACAGGTCGAACAGCTGGATGGAGACTTCCGTGTCCGTGAGAAACTGGGGGTATATGCGGTACTGCTTCAGATACTCGCTGACGGCATGGTAGTTGGCGAAATCGCCGTTGTGGACCAGGGCTTCGTCCAGCCCGCTGAACGGGTGCGCTCCGCCCGGGTGCCAGACGCGCCCCTTGGTCGGATAACGCTGGTGCGCTATCCAGCCGTGTGCCCTGAAATCCTCCAGCCGGTAGTACTGGACCACCTTTTCGGCATAGCCCACGATTTTAAGAATCATCAGGTTCCGCGCATGGGAGAGCACGAAGGCCTGCTGTTCGCCGAGAGAGGCATAGAATGTCTGGTTGAGGTCGGCGGAGTTGCGGTAGATGAATTCGTCCTCCGCCCGTTCCCGTGTCAGGTACTGCAGGCGGTTGTCCGCGGCGAAACGGTCGAGGACGGCCGGTTTCACCCGGACGAAATAGCGCCAGACATCCGGCGGGCGCACGTCGAGGCCCTCAATGTCCCGGTAGTCATCGACGGTCGGCAGGGGTTCAGCCTTGTGGATGTCGAGAAAGGGCGCGATGTTCCGCTCCTCGACGGCCTTCCTGCATTCGGGGTTCAACAGCGCCACCTGCAGCATGTAGTGACTGTCCAGGACTTCCTGACTCACCCCCAAATCGTCTGCCGACAGCCCGACCGCTGCAATGCCGCCGCCCTTCCCGTTGCCGCGATTGTGCATCTGGATGGAAGGTTCGTAAATGTGGCGGCCTTTTATCGGTATCGAACTGATGAACCCGGTTACGCCGCACCCCCCCTCCTCGGCCTGCTTTTTCCGGGCGCCACTGCCGGAGGCCTGTCTGGGTCTCGAAGCGACGATGCTGTCGATTAAACTTTTCCTAGTTGTTGGCATCTTTTTTTCCGGACACAAGGATGAATGTTTATCTGAAACACCAAACCACAAAGGCACCAAGAGGCACCAAGATTAATTCTTCCTGAGTTCAATTCAGGTTTTTAATCACGAAAGCACGAAAGGGCAAAAACACGAAAAACAGCCATGATCGTTTCGTGCTTTCAGCATTTCGTGTTTTCGTGAATTATTGAAGCATTTTTCCCTTTACCCAAAGCATACGATAAATGCCAGCGAATCGAATGGCACGAAGTAAATGACCATTGAATTTTAAACGATAATGTCACAGTATGGCCAGCCTAGTAGGTATTGTCTTTTCTTAAATTATCGTATTCCCGGTTGGCGCCGGCTGATAGGTGGTCCTTTCTTCCGCTTCGAGATAATCGAGGTGGACCAGAAGATCCGATCGCCCGGTCAGTTCGCGCATGCTGCGCATGCCCAGGCACCGCAGCAGTTCGCACCATTGCTTGCGCCAGGCCATGTACATGTTGACCAGCCGCTGCTCGGCGTACGCCTCGGATATCATCTGCCCCAGTTCGTGGTCTGTCGAGGCAATCCCCCGGGCACATCCCCGGCCGCTCTCGCAATTGCCGCAGCGCACGCACTCGAGAGCCACCAGGTCGGCCGTGCCGATGACCACACCGTCCGCCCCCAGGGCCATAGCCTTGGCCGTGTCCATGGCGTTGCGGATGCCGCCGCTGGCGATGAGGCACACCTTCTCCCGAACCCCTTCCGCCTTTAAGAAATTGTGCACTTTGGGGATGGCGTACTCGATGGGCATGGCGATGTTTTTCTTGGCGATGTCCGGCGCCGCGCCGGTTCCCCCGTAGCTGCCGTCGATGTGCACGATGTGGGCGCCCGCGTAGTAGCTGCCCACGGCAACCATGTCGACATCGGTGGGTGTGGACACCTTCACCGATATGAGCCCCCTGGGGTTGATCTCCTTGATCCAGTCCACGTGTTTCTTGTGATCCTCCACCGAGTAGACGCTGTGGAACGGAAAGGGGGAAAACAGGGAATTCCCCACAACCGTCTCGCGCATGGCCGCCACTTCCGGCGTGACCTTGTCGCCCAAAAGGTGCCCGCCAAGGCCCGGCTTGGCCCCCTGGGCATACTTGAACTCTATTACCGGTGCATGCAGGATGGTTTCTTCGCGCACGCCGAACAGGCCAGTGGCCACCTGGGTGATCACGTGATCCTTGTAGGGAACGAACGCTTCGGGATACCCGCCCTCGCCCGTGCAGGTCAGGGAGTTCAGCGTCCTGGCGGCCCTGGCCCTTCCCACCAGCGCGTTGAGCGCCATGGACCCGTAGGACATGCCGCCGCCGTAGCATGGCAGGGAAAGCGTTTTCGCAGGCCGCCCGTCTCCCCTCTTGTTGAGGGTCAGGCGCGTGTCGATAGCCGCGTCGTCGATATCGAGATACGCCCCGGGATCGAAGTGCCTGAAGCGGATCTTGTCGAAGCCCCCGCCGGAATTGCCCACATTGTATTCGAGGTCCACCAGCGGCAGGCTGCCGGTTTCGGCCATTTCCCAGTGGGCGATGAGCATCTCGTCGGTCCAGCGGTAGTCGCCCAGGGTTTCGAGAACGGGATTGAGGCGCAGGGTCAGGGCCCCCTCCGGGCAGCGGTCGATGCAGTAGTAGTCGTTCTTTCTGCACGCAAATCCGATGCACTTGTGTTCACGGGGGCGCAGGGTCCTGTTGTAGACCTCATACCTGGGATGCACGCCATAGGGACACAATTCCGCGCACAGGCCGCAGGAAACGCACTTGGCGAGGCTGCGCCGGATGCTGTACTTGCCGATGGTGTTCCTGAACCTGGACGGCGCTTCGATAACCTCCGGAAGGGCTGTTTCGTGATTCTGATTGTTCATTTGCTATTCCGCTGTGAAACAACTTTCATCAATATTAACCATTCACGTCTTCCAAATATTGAACACTCCCCGCATCAAGCTTAAGGGGAATCTTCACCGTAAGGAATTCTATCAATTATGATTCGCTCGCTTACCCTGCAGCAAGCTGCAGGGAATGCGCTCGCTATCTCGGTTCAACAATCAATATCCGAGGCCCAGTGATCACGCTTTCACAGGGCTAAAGCCCTGGGCTACACACAGCGCCAGCGACCCGGACATTGGCTATTAGTCGTTCAATATGGGTCATTCTCCTTATGGGTCATTCTCCTTTTCACGGGCCCGGGACGACACGCTCGCCGAAGATGGGCCCGAAATTTTCCTTTTCCAGATCCTCGAACCACATGGAGCGTCCGATTTCACCCCGAAGCCGCCTGGCTTCGCGGATGCCCATGGCCCCCATCATCTCGATGATCTGACTGTGCCACGCCCCGATGAGGTTGACGATGCGCTGGCTGCCCCAGTCCCGATCCACGCCGGGTTCCAGGGCGACGGGACACGGCAGCTCCTCCCGACAGCGCCCGCACAGGCGGCACTCCAGGGCCAGCATCAGAACGACATCCGCTTCCACCGCGTCGGCACCGCACAGCATGGCCTTGACCACATGTTCGGCCATGGAGATGCCTCCCGAGAAAACCAGGTTGACCTGCTGGCGCAGGCAGTCGTCCACCAGCTTCAGATGGACTTCCCTGATCAGGTCTTTGAGGAATCTCGGATGGTCCGCATGAATCTCCCGGCCGTGATCATCGGCAAAAAGGGTGATGCTGTCGATGCCGGCACGCGTCAGGCTTACCGCCCTCTCGGCTGCGCCGGCGTCCAGAGGAAGCCTGGCAAGCACCGTTATGTCCGGATTGAGGCGCCGTATATCTGTTAAAACGGTTTCCTTGCCCGGTCTTATCGCTATCTCGACGGCCCGGCTGCGGCGGATGACCGCTTCAAACAGTGCCATTTTTTCAGCCTCGAAGGAAGGGATCAGAAAATCCGCGTAAGGCATCAGTGCCGGCGTCACGTCATCCGCCGCCACGAACATGAGGGTGCCGAGACGTTCGGCCGCCGCCGCGGCGGCCAGACGGATGGACTCGTTCTGAACGAGATCTGCGGGCAGCCGCAGCAAAAGGGGCAGCGGCACCTCCAGGATTGTGGGCAGTTCGGACGCAATCGTGAGATCGTCGTTGAACGTCAAGGGGGTCACCCGCCTGGAAAGCTCGACGCAGGTGTTGATGTACTCCCGGCCGTGGATCCCGTCCCTGGTCGGACGCACGATTTCGGACATGTCCGTCCACATGGCGTCGAACCCGGGTGCCGCAAAGGGGCCCCGGTATCCTGCGCCGGATACGGGAATACTCCCGGTGTGCGCCTGATACCACAGGCGATGAATGAGCTCCGCCCGCCAGTACGCGTCTCCCAGGGTCCTGTACTCCGGATTGATCGCCCGCGAAAAAATACCCCGCGTACACTCCTGAATACACCGGAAGCAGCTTTGGCAGGTGTACAGGTACTCGGGCTCCTCCATGGCGGCCATGTGCAGCACGTTTTCCTTGAAGATGTTGTAAACACACCGTTTCTTCACGCATTGACGGCAGCTTCCGGCGCAGTCCTCCCGAAATTCCACCGTGGCGTATTTGCCGATGGGATGAAACCGCGGCTCGGTCTTTTGAACGGATATGTGGTATTTTTTGGGCATGATCTATTCCATGGTTTTTAATCTCAACCACAAGAGCACAAAGGCAGATAATTTTCGACACGGATTGCACGAATTACGCGGATTTCTATCAAAAAATCTATGCAGGTCTCGGTAATAGACCCGCTTTTTCGACAATCTCGGCGACGATTTCCTCCCACTCGATGGCCATGATGTGGATGC
This window harbors:
- a CDS encoding glutamate synthase, with amino-acid sequence MPTTRKSLIDSIVASRPRQASGSGARKKQAEEGGCGVTGFISSIPIKGRHIYEPSIQMHNRGNGKGGGIAAVGLSADDLGVSQEVLDSHYMLQVALLNPECRKAVEERNIAPFLDIHKAEPLPTVDDYRDIEGLDVRPPDVWRYFVRVKPAVLDRFAADNRLQYLTRERAEDEFIYRNSADLNQTFYASLGEQQAFVLSHARNLMILKIVGYAEKVVQYYRLEDFRAHGWIAHQRYPTKGRVWHPGGAHPFSGLDEALVHNGDFANYHAVSEYLKQYRIYPQFLTDTEVSIQLFDLWNRTFEYPLEYIIEAMAPTTEHDFDLLPPEKRQIYRYLQSAHIQASPDGPWLFIIARNNPYENCFQLLGITDTSMLRPQVFALQEGEVQIGLVCSEKQAIDATLQSLAAEDSRFCPVADVYWNARGGSASDGGAFIFSVQDHPDGRGGKVLSCTDKFGKVVTVPAGQRHYNPAIDAGASDAADAIEALIQESLENEWETVRDVALQHMPAWDFNALHHFCDVLGAGAVKNDRAKANAIEVLTCLNDRRYGTGSKKRSSVLHLIREALTGIFEATPGIGGAPAGRYAYINRALRDDLRGPQSEERTLVLNAGAFPPEGDACDARLICDAYGLGWREFICFGYRGQRFTGCGLSKDTRDVRIDVYDSSGDYLASGIDGLQLFVHGNAQDQVGQILKQGKLVIYGDVGQTFMYGAKGGEVYVMGNAAGRPLINAVGRPKVVINGTCLDYLAESFMAGNPLDNGGFVVLNGLSFDNGGGCVEQATPYPGSNLFSLASGGAIYIRDPRQQVVDEQLNGGEIVDLSPEDWALILPYLEENERLFGISIEKDLLTVNGTRLDYSRVYRKVQPAGMAVLAAASTEVEEYGEDWQPGRHE
- a CDS encoding alpha-hydroxy-acid oxidizing protein; the encoded protein is MNNQNHETALPEVIEAPSRFRNTIGKYSIRRSLAKCVSCGLCAELCPYGVHPRYEVYNRTLRPREHKCIGFACRKNDYYCIDRCPEGALTLRLNPVLETLGDYRWTDEMLIAHWEMAETGSLPLVDLEYNVGNSGGGFDKIRFRHFDPGAYLDIDDAAIDTRLTLNKRGDGRPAKTLSLPCYGGGMSYGSMALNALVGRARAARTLNSLTCTGEGGYPEAFVPYKDHVITQVATGLFGVREETILHAPVIEFKYAQGAKPGLGGHLLGDKVTPEVAAMRETVVGNSLFSPFPFHSVYSVEDHKKHVDWIKEINPRGLISVKVSTPTDVDMVAVGSYYAGAHIVHIDGSYGGTGAAPDIAKKNIAMPIEYAIPKVHNFLKAEGVREKVCLIASGGIRNAMDTAKAMALGADGVVIGTADLVALECVRCGNCESGRGCARGIASTDHELGQMISEAYAEQRLVNMYMAWRKQWCELLRCLGMRSMRELTGRSDLLVHLDYLEAEERTTYQPAPTGNTII